From a single Loxodonta africana isolate mLoxAfr1 chromosome 9, mLoxAfr1.hap2, whole genome shotgun sequence genomic region:
- the PRRC2B gene encoding protein PRRC2B isoform X10 produces the protein MSDRLGQITKGKDGKSKYSTLSLFDKYKGKSVDAIRSSVIPRHGLQSLGKVATARRMPPPANLPSLKSENKGNDPNIVIVPKDGTGWANKQDQQDPKSSSATASQPPESQPQPGLQKSVSNLQKPTQSISQENTNSVPGGPKSWAQLNGKPAGHEGGLRGSSRLLSFSPEEFPTLKAAGGQDKAGKEKGVLDLSYGPGPSLRPQNVTSWREGGGRNIISATSLSASPTELGSRNSSTGDGAPSSACTSDSKDPSLRPAQPVRKGASQFMGNVYHPPTYHDMLPAFMCSPQSSEDQGTVERGSFPLPQLRLEPRVPFRQFQMNEQDGKENRLGMTRPIRPLRQLVERAPRPTIINAENLKGLDDLDTDADDGWAGLHEEVDYSEKLKFSDDEEEEEVVKDGRPKWNSWDPRRQRQLSMSSVDSADAKRTQEEGKDWGETVGMSRVIRKMPEPQPPSRKLHSWASGPDYQKSSMGSMFRQQSTEDKEDKPPPRQKFIQSEMSEAVERARKRREEEERRAREERLAACAAKLKQLDQKCKQAQKASEAQKQVEKEAPRSPGTEKVPFQENGPAVHKGSPEFPAQEAPNTFSEEAPTAPPAAQSNSNEEEAREAGSPAQEFSKYQKSLPPRFQRQQQQQQQQQQQQQQEQLYKMQHWQPVYPPPSHPQRTFYPHHPQMLGFDPRWMMMPSYMDPRITPTRTPVDFYPSALHPSGLMKPMMPQDSLNGTGCRSEEQNCVPPLQERKVTAIEPAPLWSPEGYMALQNKGYSLPHPKSNDTLAMDVHVRNESSYSASPGRSGGVSAQRDLFEERGEEYLSAFDKKAQADFDSCISSQRIGQELLFPPQENVQEASAPGSHPPNLRCSPLEPDFVSAEKKPEYNKWDVNHQPKATDTVNGVEKETSRDGPSLSTSSWEKDGNTNKQPPSEPEWTPETQSSGNQHQEQTGRTRRSGPIKKPVLKALKVEDKEKELEKMKQELGEENTRLAKEKDPVRQTEKDEDEENDPTLANSSTSVLEDKDSPAASFGHEANKFEENEKPDRAWETRPSRESSDVPPTKRSNWIFIDEEQAFGGRGQNRSRGRGFREFTFRGRPASGNGGSVCGGGIPGARGLYNNSQRSSRGRGLREFSQPEDFPRAKPRRRIASETHSEGSEYEELPKRRRQRGSENGNEGSLLEREESTLKKGDFKDSWRSNKMYSDDHNTLDAKNRGPRAFGRALPPRLSNCGYGRRTFVSKESPHWQSKSPGNSWQEYSSSDTCGSRRSTDRDYIPDSYRHSDSFGGKGFEDSRLEDKRSFFPDDHVADSENTENRPFRRRRPPRQDKPPRFRRLRQERESLGLWGPEEEPHLLAGQWPCRSKLCPGDKSSAVGHRSPELSYQNSSDHANEEWETASESSDFSERRERREGHMPEPDSQVDSGLSGASLGEKKELAKRSFSSQRPLVDRQSRKLEPGGFGEKSVRPGGGETSPRYESQQNGTPLKAKRSPEEALPGGLGGCSSGSGHSPYTLERAGHANCDIPEASSKKAEKEAKLAAQRAGEQGETMKQFDLNYGNAIIENCGSSPGEESEVGSMVGEGFIEVLTKKQRRLLEEERRKKEQAVQVPVKGRGLSSRIPPRFAKKQNNLCLEQGDVTVPGNGLGTEIWESSSQALPVQASPSDSWSKAVTAFNSTESGSAEQGFKSSQGDSGVDLSAESRESSATSSQRSSPYGTLKPEEANGPSLTEPKADSHKEQAQKQSEQKDSEQGSGQSKEHRPGPIGNERSLKNRKGSEGAERLQGAVVPPVNGVEIHVDSVLPVPPIEFGVNPKDSDFSLPPGSASGPAGNPVVKLQDALASNAGLTQSIPILRRDHHIQRAIGLSPMSFPTADLTLKMESARKAWENSPSLPEQSSPGGTGSGIQPPSSVGASSGVNYSAFGGVSMPPMPVASVAPSASIPGNHLPPLYLDGHVFASQPRLVPQTIPQQQSYQQVSF, from the exons GTTTAAGGGGCTCAAGCCGACTATTATCCTTCTCTCCCGAGGAATTTCCGACGCTGAAAGCAGCTGGAGGGCAGGACAAGGCTGGCAAAGAAAAGGGCGTCTTAGATCTGTCGTATGGGCCAGGACCAAGCCTCCGCCCTCAGA ATGTGACAAGCTGGAGGGAGGGCGGTGGGCGAAACATAATTTCTGCCACGTCTCTGAGCGCCTCCCCAACTGAGCTGGGCAGCAGGAACTCGAGTACGGGAGACGGAGCCCCCTCCTCGGCATGTACCAGCGATTCTAAGGACCCCTCTCTCCGCCCGGCTCAGCCTGTTCGAAAAGGGGCTTCACAGTTCATGGGAAATGTATACCACCCACCTACATACCATGACATGCTTCCTGCTTTT ATGTGTTCGCCACAGTCATCAGAGGACCAAGGTACAGTGGAACGAGGATCTTTTCCCCTTCCTCAGCTCCGCCTTGAACCCCGTGTTCCTTTTAGACAGTTCCAGATGAATGAGCAAGATGG AAAAGAAAACAGGCTGGGAATGACTCGCCCAATCCGTCCACTAAGGCAGCTGGTAGAACGAGCGCCACGGCCTACCATCATCAATGCAGAAAACCTGAAGGGCCTTGATGACCTGGACACTGATGCTGATGATGGCTGGGCAG GCCTTCATGAAGAAGTGGACTATTCCGAGAAATTGAAATTCAGTGACgatgaagaggaggaagaagttgTGAAGGATGGCAGACCAAAGTG GAACAGTTGGGACCCTAGAAGGCAGCGGCAGCTGTCAATGAGCTCTGTGGACAGTGCTGATGCCAAGCGTACccaagaagaaggaaaagactGGGGCGAAACAGTGGGCATGTCCCGTGTCATCCGAAAGATGCCAGAACCTCAGCCACCTTCCAGGAAGCTTCACAGCTGGGCGTCAGGCCCTGACTATCAG AAGTCCTCAATGGGCAGCATGTTCCGGCAGCAATCCACTGAGGATAAAGAGGACAAGCCACCCCCGCGACAAAAGTTCATCCAGTCAGAGATGTCTGAGGCTGTGGAACGAGCCCGCAAGCGCCGAGAAGAAGAGGAGCGCCGAGCTCGGGAAGAGAGGTTGGCTGCCTGTGCTGCCAAACTCAAACAGCTGGACCAAAAGTGTAAGCAAGCCCAGAAGGCGAGTGAGGCCCAGAAGCAGGTGGAAAAGGAAGCCCCCCGATCGCCAGGCACTGAGAAGGTGCCCTTCCAGGAGAATGGCCCTGCCGTTCACAAAG GTTCCCCAGAGTTCCCTGCCCAGGAAGCCCCCAACACATTTTCAGAAGAAGCACCAACTGCTCCTCCTGCTGCCCAGAGCAACAGCAACGaggaagaggccagggaggctggGTCCCCTGCACAGGAGTTCAGCAAATATCAGAAGTCACTTCCTCCCAGATTCCAgcgccagcagcagcagcagcagcagcagcaacaacaacaacaacag GAGCAGCTGTACAAGATGCAGCACTGGCAACCCGTGTACCCTCCGCCTTCCCACCCGCAGCGTACCTTTTACCCGCACCACCCACAGATGCTGGGCTTCGACCCCAGGTGGATGATGATGCCTTCCTACATGGACCCACGAATCACGCCTACTCGGACTCCAGTCGATTTCTATCCCTCAGCCCTACATCCTTCAG gaCTGATGAAACCCATGATGCCCCAAGATTCCCTCAATGGGACTGGCTGTCGCTCTGAGGAACAGAACTGTGTGCCCCCACTCCAAGAAAGAAAAGTGACTGCCATTGAGCCAGCCCCTCTGTGGAGTCCAGAGGGTTACATGGCAttgcagaacaagggatactcACTCCCCCATCCGAAATCAAACGACACTTTGGCCATGGACGTGCATGTCAG GAATGAAAGCTCTTACTCTGCCTCACCTGGAAGGTCAGGGGGCGTAAGTGCCCAGCGCGATCTCTTTGAGGAGAGAGGGGAGGAATACTTGAGTGCTTTTGACAAGAAGGCCCAAGCAGACTTTGACAGCTGTATCTCTTCTCAAAGAATAGGCCAGGAGCTTTTGTTTCCACCCCAAGAAAATGTTCAGGAGGCGAGTGCTCCTGGGAGTCACCCCCCAAACCTCAGGTGTTCCCCGTTGGAGCCTGACTTTGTTTCAGCTGAGAAAAAGCCAGAGTATAACAAATGGGACGTTAACCACCAACCAAAGGCCACTGACACAGTCAACGGTGTTGAGAAGGAGACATCCCGGGATGGGCCATCTTTGAGTACCTCCTCCTGGGAGAAGGACGGGAACACCAACAAACAGCCACCCTCAGAGCCTGAATGGACTCCCGAAACCCAGAGCTCTGGGAACCAGCATCAGGAGCAGACAGGCCGGACCCGGAGGTCTGGGCCTATAAAGAAACCTGTCCTAAAGGCCCTCAAGGTAGAAGACAAGGAGAAGGAACTAGAGAAGATGAAGCAGGAATTAGGGGAGGAGAACACCCGGCTAGCCAAGGAGAAGGACCCAGTTCGACAGACAGAAAAGGACGAGGATGAAGAGAATGACCCCACCCTAGCTAACTCCTCCACCTCTGTCTTAGAGGACAAAGATTCACCCGCTGCTAGTTTTGGCCATGAGGCCAACAAGTTTGAAGAGAATGAGAAGCCCGACAGGGCCTGGGAGACCAGACCATCGCGGGAGTCCAGCGATGTACCCCCAACAAAGAGAAGTAACTGGATCTTTATTGATGAGGAGCAGGCCTTCGGAGGCAGAGGGCAGAACCGGAGCCGAGGCCGTGGTTTCAGAGAATTCACCTTCCGTGGTCGCCCTGCTAGCGGAAATGGAGGCAGTGTCTGTGGTGGGGGGATCCCAGGGGCTCGGGGCCTCTATAACAACAGCCAAAGAAGCAGCCGAGGCCGGGGACTACGCGAGTTCAGTCAGCCTGAAGACTTTCCCAGAGCCAAGCCCCGGCGAAGAATTGCCAGCGAGACTCACAGTGAGGGTTCAGAGTACGAAGAACTTCCCAAGCGGCGTCGGCAGAGAGGCTCAGAAAATGGGAATGAAGGCTCCCTCCTGGAAAGGGAGGAGAGCACCTTAAAGAAAGGCGACTTTAAAGATTCCTGGCGATCTAACAAGATGTATTCTGATGACCATAATACTCTGGATGCTAAGAATCGAGGCCCTCGGGCCTTTGGGCGAGCCCTGCCACCCAGGCTGAGCAATTGCGGGTATGGGCGGAGAACCTTCGTGTCCAAGGAGTCACCACACTGGCAGAGCAAAAGTCCAGGCAACTCCTGGCAGGAGTATAGCTCTTCTGACACATGCGGGTCCCGGCGATCCACAGATAGAGACTATATTCCAGATTCCTACAGACATTCTGACTCATTTGGTGGCAAGGGCTTTGAGGACAGCCGCTTGGAGGACAAGAGGTCCTTCTTCCCGGACGACCACGTGGCAGATTCTGAAAATACAGAGAACCGGCCCTTCCGGAGAAGGCGCCCCCCACGCCAAGACAAGCCCCCTCGCTTCCGGCGCCTCAGGCAAGAGCGTGAATCTTTGGGCCTGTGGGGGCCTGAGGAGGAACCCCACTTGCTGGCAGGTCAGTGGCCATGCAGGTCCAAACTCTGTCCTGGGGATAAGAGCAGTGCTGTGGGACACCGGTCCCCTGAACTCTCGTACCAGAACTCCTCTGATCACGCCAATGAAGAGTGGGAAACGGCCTCCGAGAGCAGTGACTTCAGTGAGAGGCGGGAGCGGCGAGAAGGCCACATGCCTGAGCCGGACTCCCAGGTGGACAGTGGCCTGTCTGGAGCCAGTTTGGGTGAGAAGAAGGAGTTGGCCAAGAGAAGCTTCTCTAGCCAGAGACCCCTGGTTGACAGACAGAGCCGAAAGCTGGAGCCTGGAGGGTTTGGGGAGAAGTCCGTTAGGCCAGGTGGTGGTGAGACCTCTCCCCGCTATGAGAGCCAGCAGAATGGGACGCCTTTGAAAgccaaaag ATCCCCAGAAGAGGCTTTGCCTGGAGGTCTTGGTGGCTGTAGCAGTGGGAGCGGCCACTCGCCCTATACCCTGGAGCGGGCAGGTCATGCCAACTGTGACATTCCTGAAGCCTCCAGTAAGAAGGCAGAGAAGGAGGCCAAGCTGGCTGCTCAGAGGGCAGGCGAGCAGGGAGAGACCATGAAACAGTTTGATCTGAACTATGGAA ATGCCATCATTGAAAATTGCGGGTCCAGCCCCGGGGAGGAGAGTGAGGTGGGCTCTATGGTGGGTGAAGGCTTCATCGAAGTCCTGACCAAGAAGCAGCGCCGCCTGctggaggaagagagaagaaagaaggagcAAGCCGTGCAG GTGCCTGTCAAAGGTCGAGGCCTTTCCTCCCGAATTCCCCCTCGCTTTGCTAAAAAGCAGAACAACTTATGCCTGGAGCAAGGGGATGTAACTGTGCCTGGCAACGGCCTGGGCACTGAGATTTGGGAGAGTAGCAGCCAAG CCCTCCCTGTGCAGGCCTCACCCAGTGACTCCTGGAGCAAAGCCGTCACTGCCTTCAACAGTACCGAGTCCGGCTCCGCTGAG CAGggttttaagagcagccagggagatAGTGGCGTTGACTTGAGCGCCGAGTCTCGGGAGTCGTCCGCGACCTCCTCGCAGCGCAGCTCCCCGTATGGTACTCTGAAACCAGAGGAGGCGAACGGGCCCAGCCTGACAGAACCCAAGGCCGACAGCCACAAGGAGCAGGCTCAGAAGCAGTCTGAGCAAAAG GATTCAGAACAAGGCTCAGGCCAGAGCAAGGAGCACAGACCAGGACCCATCGGCAATGAGCGTTCTCTGAAAAACAGAAAGGGCTCGGAGGGGGCCGAGCGGCTGCAAGGGGCCGTCGTCCCGCCTGTGAACGGAGTAGAGATCCACGTGGATTCTGTGCTGCCTGTGCCACCCATTGAATTTGGAGTCAATCCAAAA GACTCGGATTTCAGCCTGCCGCCTGGTTCTGCCTCTGGTCCTGCAGGGAATCCGGTTGTCAAACTTCAGGATGCCTTGGCCAGTAAC GCTGGATTAACACAGTCTATTCCCATCCTCCGGCGGGATCATCACATCCAGAGGGCCATTGGCCTCTCCCCAATGTCCTTCCCCACTGCTGACCTCACTCTGAAG ATGGAGTCTGCACGCAAGGCTTGGGAAAACTCTCCCAGTTTGCCGGAGCAGAGCTCTCCAGGAGGCACTGGTTCAGGCATCCAGCCTCCATCCTCCGTGGGAGCCTCCAGTGGAGTGAACTACAGCGCTTTTGGTGGAGTCTCCATGCCACCCATGCCTGTGGCCTCTGTAGCACCTTCTGCTTCCATTCCAG GCAACCACCTCCCGCCTCTGTATCTGGATGGCCACGTATTTGCAAGTCAGCCCCGGCTGGTTCCTCAAACAATACCTCAGCAGCAGAGTTACCAACAG GTATCCTTCTGA